A section of the Campylobacter porcelli genome encodes:
- the flgB gene encoding flagellar basal body rod protein FlgB, whose product MYAGFSTSKSKQLVDSALSSRVTRNQLIASNIANIDTPFYKAKDIDFETALIEKRKEIYKLGANEPKLELARTNDKHFEAIDFPSSKIPTIYLRDGHMARNDANTVDLDIETSEMSKNVLMIQALDSASKKHGDIFKSVIDASSKI is encoded by the coding sequence ATGTATGCAGGTTTTAGCACTAGCAAATCAAAGCAACTAGTTGATTCTGCTCTTAGTAGTAGGGTTACTCGCAACCAACTAATCGCCAGTAATATCGCAAACATCGATACTCCATTTTATAAAGCCAAAGATATTGATTTTGAAACTGCTTTGATAGAAAAAAGAAAAGAGATCTATAAGCTAGGCGCAAACGAGCCAAAGCTAGAGTTAGCTAGGACAAATGATAAACATTTTGAGGCTATTGATTTTCCATCATCAAAGATACCAACCATATATCTAAGAGATGGCCATATGGCTAGAAATGACGCTAATACCGTGGACTTGGATATTGAAACAAGCGAAATGAGTAAGAATGTTTTAATGATTCAAGCTCTAGATTCAGCTAGTAAAAAGCATGGCGATATATTTAAAAGCGTGATAGACGCAAGCTCAAAAATCTAA
- the fliE gene encoding flagellar hook-basal body complex protein FliE yields the protein MNINNISNLNQIEQKNSKNTNLTDQSFSDILNKTLGELNDVQQKADKAVADLATGEVKDLHQAAIAIGKAETSMKLMLEVRNKAISAYKEIARTQL from the coding sequence ATGAATATTAATAACATATCAAATTTAAACCAAATAGAGCAAAAAAATAGTAAAAATACAAATTTAACAGACCAAAGCTTTTCTGATATATTAAATAAAACTCTAGGCGAGTTAAATGATGTCCAGCAAAAAGCTGATAAAGCTGTAGCTGATCTAGCCACAGGAGAGGTAAAGGATCTCCACCAAGCAGCAATAGCAATCGGCAAAGCAGAGACTAGTATGAAATTAATGCTAGAGGTTAGAAATAAAGCTATAAGTGCATATAAAGAGATAGCAAGAACACAGCTATAA
- the flgC gene encoding flagellar basal body rod protein FlgC, producing the protein MAYLSDFDISGYGLSAQRFRMSVISSNIANAHTTRTAEGGPYRRKEVVFKEIEFDKELNNQINAKNDFLENENPLDDIDAPRFPKPAISTVIVDKIVRDDKDFKIKFDPTHPDANDKGYVMLPNINPVIEMADLIEATRAYQANVSAFQSAKAIATSAIDMMKG; encoded by the coding sequence ATGGCATATTTAAGTGATTTTGATATTAGCGGATATGGTCTTAGTGCTCAACGATTTAGAATGAGCGTAATTAGCTCAAATATCGCTAACGCTCACACCACAAGAACAGCTGAAGGTGGTCCATATCGTCGCAAAGAAGTTGTATTTAAAGAGATTGAATTTGACAAAGAGTTAAATAATCAAATAAATGCTAAAAATGATTTTTTAGAAAACGAAAATCCATTAGATGATATAGATGCACCAAGATTTCCAAAACCTGCGATCTCAACTGTGATAGTAGATAAGATTGTCCGTGATGATAAGGATTTTAAAATAAAATTTGACCCTACTCACCCAGATGCTAATGATAAGGGCTATGTAATGCTACCAAATATAAATCCAGTAATTGAGATGGCAGATTTAATAGAAGCCACAAGAGCATATCAAGCTAATGTATCGGCATTCCAAAGCGCAAAAGCAATCGCAACAAGTGCAATTGATATGATGAAAGGATAA
- a CDS encoding ATP-dependent Clp protease adaptor ClpS, with the protein MQTKRTLNTKTKLKEFKPTLFKVILLNDDVTTMDFVVMVLCEIFNKELSQAVNLMMQIHKNGSAVCGIYTKEIAQTKQNQTLSLAKANGFPLKCVIKED; encoded by the coding sequence ATGCAAACTAAAAGAACGCTTAATACTAAAACCAAGCTAAAAGAGTTTAAACCAACTCTTTTTAAGGTGATTTTATTAAACGATGACGTTACCACTATGGATTTTGTAGTTATGGTGCTTTGCGAAATTTTCAATAAAGAGCTAAGCCAAGCTGTAAATTTAATGATGCAAATTCATAAAAACGGAAGTGCGGTCTGTGGAATTTACACCAAAGAGATCGCACAAACCAAACAAAATCAAACGCTAAGCCTTGCTAAAGCAAATGGCTTTCCGCTAAAATGCGTTATAAAAGAGGATTAA
- the speA gene encoding biosynthetic arginine decarboxylase: protein MTNDYGLSLWGDSNFIIDSGKVCLNSDLKPALIDIVKEIRNDGYRGPLLLRFPHLIKKQIVQVYSSFERAKKEFGYSGSFNAVYPLKVNQYPGFVENLVKIGQSYGYGLEAGSKAELLLAMAYNNYGAPITVNGFKDNELIDIGFIAAEMGHNITLTIEGLNELKSIISTAKERFKPKPNIGLRIRLHSSGTGVWAKSGGINSKFGLTSTELIEAVNLLKENNLIEQFTMIHFHIGSQIDEIHPLKKALIEAGNIYAELRKMGAKSLKAINLGGGLAIEYSQFKENPSRNYTLKEYANDVVFLLKTIANQKNEIEPDIFIESGRYIAASHAVLVAPVLELFSQEYTEEKLILKKNNPPLISELYDLYRSIKPSNAIEYLHDAIDHMESVLTLFDLGYVDLQDRSNSEILVHLIMKKAISLLGNKQNYAELLKIQEEVQERYLVNFSMFQSLPDFWGLGQNFPIMPLDRLDERPTLSASIWDITCDSDGEISFDATKNPLFLHDVDLEKEDYFLGFFLVGAYQEVLGMKHNLFTHPTEATIILNENGNYEIKNILESQSVIDILEDLDYDIHSIRDTLNERIENSTLVDEKQKKHILGELYLFLNDNGYLKTIG, encoded by the coding sequence ATGACAAATGACTATGGACTTAGCCTTTGGGGTGATTCAAATTTTATAATTGATAGCGGTAAGGTCTGTCTAAATAGCGACTTAAAACCAGCATTAATCGATATAGTAAAAGAGATTAGAAATGATGGCTATAGAGGGCCTTTACTCCTTAGATTTCCACATCTTATAAAAAAGCAAATTGTCCAAGTCTATTCTAGTTTTGAAAGAGCCAAAAAGGAGTTTGGATATAGTGGAAGTTTTAATGCTGTATATCCACTAAAAGTCAATCAATATCCAGGCTTTGTAGAAAATTTAGTTAAAATCGGCCAGAGTTATGGCTATGGCTTAGAGGCTGGTTCAAAGGCTGAATTGCTCCTAGCTATGGCGTATAATAACTATGGTGCGCCAATTACCGTAAATGGATTTAAGGATAATGAGCTAATCGATATTGGCTTTATCGCTGCTGAAATGGGGCATAATATCACTCTTACAATTGAGGGATTAAATGAGCTAAAATCGATAATCTCCACTGCCAAAGAGAGATTTAAGCCAAAGCCAAATATCGGACTTAGAATTAGACTTCATAGTAGTGGGACTGGAGTTTGGGCTAAAAGCGGTGGGATAAATTCCAAATTTGGATTAACATCAACTGAGCTAATTGAAGCAGTAAATTTACTAAAAGAGAATAACCTAATAGAACAATTTACAATGATTCACTTCCATATTGGAAGTCAAATTGATGAAATTCACCCACTTAAAAAAGCTCTTATAGAAGCTGGAAACATATACGCAGAACTTCGTAAAATGGGAGCAAAATCCCTAAAAGCTATAAATTTAGGTGGCGGTTTGGCTATAGAGTATTCGCAATTTAAGGAAAATCCAAGTAGAAATTACACTCTAAAAGAGTATGCAAATGATGTTGTATTCTTACTAAAAACTATAGCAAATCAAAAAAATGAGATTGAACCTGATATATTTATAGAAAGCGGTAGATATATTGCTGCTTCTCACGCTGTCTTGGTAGCTCCAGTGCTTGAGCTATTTAGCCAAGAATATACAGAAGAAAAATTGATATTAAAAAAAAATAATCCCCCTTTAATTAGCGAATTATATGACTTATATAGGAGTATAAAACCAAGCAACGCTATAGAGTATCTTCATGATGCAATAGATCATATGGAGAGCGTTTTAACCCTATTTGACTTAGGTTATGTAGATCTTCAAGATAGATCAAATAGCGAAATTTTAGTCCATCTAATCATGAAAAAAGCGATCTCGCTTTTAGGTAATAAGCAAAATTACGCTGAGCTTTTAAAAATTCAAGAAGAGGTCCAAGAGAGATATCTAGTGAATTTTTCTATGTTTCAAAGCCTGCCTGACTTTTGGGGTCTTGGGCAAAACTTCCCTATAATGCCTCTTGATAGACTTGATGAGCGCCCTACTTTGTCTGCTTCTATTTGGGATATTACTTGCGATAGTGATGGTGAAATCAGCTTTGATGCGACTAAAAATCCTCTATTTTTACATGATGTGGATTTAGAAAAAGAGGATTATTTCTTAGGATTTTTCCTTGTTGGAGCGTATCAAGAGGTGCTTGGAATGAAGCATAATCTCTTTACCCATCCGACTGAAGCTACAATTATCCTTAATGAAAATGGCAATTATGAGATAAAAAATATCTTAGAATCACAATCTGTTATAGATATATTAGAAGATTTAGATTATGATATACACTCCATTAGAGATACTTTAAATGAAAGGATAGAAAACTCAACCTTAGTAGATGAGAAACAAAAAAAACATATCCTAGGTGAGTTATATCTATTTTTAAACGATAATGGCTATTTAAAAACTATAGGCTAA
- a CDS encoding thioredoxin: MKNIKFITLFLTAFLLLNGCSKDESNTQTSQSEQYKTADEIELTSIIGTKATLIRTENGFKLKDSDKILMLDIFGTYCAPCQKEAPHLMDFQLKNADKFMLIGLIHFEDVSDEYVLENFSKKYNAYYFIANSKENSKIVDQILNDINYNRALSIPFKVVLKDGIYQSLSDNIDGTVVGNKFYLGEVSTNTISQDIDKILNAN, translated from the coding sequence ATGAAAAATATTAAATTTATAACCCTATTTCTAACGGCGTTTTTGCTACTTAATGGGTGTAGTAAAGATGAATCAAATACTCAAACAAGCCAATCAGAGCAGTATAAAACCGCAGATGAGATAGAGCTAACTAGCATAATTGGCACTAAAGCCACGCTAATACGCACAGAAAATGGATTTAAGCTCAAAGATAGCGATAAAATTCTAATGCTTGATATATTTGGTACATACTGCGCCCCATGTCAAAAAGAAGCCCCACACCTTATGGATTTTCAGCTTAAGAATGCAGATAAATTTATGTTAATTGGGCTAATTCACTTTGAAGATGTAAGCGATGAGTATGTGCTAGAGAACTTTAGCAAAAAATATAACGCCTATTATTTCATAGCAAATTCAAAAGAGAATAGCAAAATTGTAGATCAAATTCTAAATGATATTAACTACAATAGAGCCCTTTCTATCCCTTTTAAAGTGGTTTTAAAAGATGGAATATACCAAAGTCTAAGTGATAATATAGATGGCACAGTAGTTGGGAATAAATTCTACCTAGGAGAGGTTAGCACCAACACAATTAGCCAAGATATAGATAAGATTTTAAATGCAAACTAA
- a CDS encoding AAA family ATPase gives MIEQNLAMSIKQANDLAISQSHEYISSEHILYTLTFDKEFIKLLENIGISDVVALRNDLINMLKDTPKSNEKKPPILTHKLSELFSNITEEERFGVEEFLDEILADKNSQIYQLFEFHGLNLEDNDLLSVATNLNELVKNNQIDPVINRDKEIDKALQILCRHKKNNPIFVGEAGVGKTAIVQGIAQRIVDGNVPAKLKDSVIFSLDIFAILAGAKYRGEFEERLKEIINRLKENKNHIIFIDEIHTILNTGSNDNGQDAANILKPHLANGDIRCIGATTYSEFRNFNKDRALLRRFNKIDVAEPSKEETLEILKGLRPTYEKFHSVKYSDEILTQSIEMAKRYLSDKFLPDSAIDIIDEAGAATNIEHKKSVTKAKINEIVSKMANLSNIQTNSDNTQILKNLTTTLSQKIFGQDLAIKSLNDALITSYAGLNEPNRPIGVFLFTGSSGVGKTELAKELANALNIHFERFDMSEYMEKHAVAKLIGAPPGYIGFENGGMLTNMVKKHPYSVILFDEIEKAHPELLNIFLQIFDNATLSDASGNKSDFKNTIIIMSSNLGTKEAPIMGFNKSDSDKTDRAVKGFFTAEFRNRIDKIINFNSLSHEVLEKIVQKEIKELEISAKKVKISLSKKAINELINLGYSSEFGARNLKRTIKDNINLKLSKELLFGDLKNGGDVSIDFDNGEFKFSKNSL, from the coding sequence ATGATAGAACAAAATTTAGCAATGTCAATAAAACAAGCCAATGACCTAGCCATATCTCAATCTCATGAGTATATTAGCTCAGAGCATATCTTATACACATTGACATTTGATAAGGAATTTATAAAACTTTTAGAAAATATCGGTATAAGCGATGTAGTAGCACTTAGAAATGATCTAATAAATATGCTAAAAGATACGCCAAAATCTAATGAGAAAAAGCCGCCGATACTCACTCATAAACTTAGCGAACTATTTTCTAATATCACTGAAGAAGAGAGATTTGGAGTAGAGGAATTTTTAGATGAAATTTTAGCTGATAAAAACTCCCAAATATATCAATTATTTGAATTTCACGGATTAAATTTAGAAGACAATGATCTACTATCTGTAGCCACAAATTTAAATGAATTAGTAAAAAATAATCAAATAGACCCAGTAATAAATAGAGATAAAGAGATTGATAAAGCACTACAAATCCTATGTCGCCATAAGAAAAATAACCCAATTTTTGTAGGCGAAGCAGGAGTTGGTAAAACCGCTATAGTCCAAGGAATAGCTCAAAGAATAGTAGATGGTAATGTCCCAGCTAAATTAAAAGATAGTGTGATTTTTAGCTTAGATATATTTGCTATTTTAGCTGGAGCCAAATATAGGGGTGAATTTGAAGAGAGATTAAAAGAGATAATAAACCGCCTAAAAGAGAATAAAAATCACATAATTTTTATAGATGAAATTCACACAATACTAAACACAGGTAGCAATGACAATGGTCAAGACGCTGCAAATATCCTAAAGCCGCATCTAGCAAATGGGGATATTAGGTGTATTGGTGCGACTACTTATAGTGAGTTTAGGAATTTTAATAAAGATAGAGCCCTACTTCGCCGTTTTAATAAAATTGATGTAGCCGAACCAAGCAAAGAAGAGACTTTAGAAATTTTAAAAGGCTTAAGGCCAACTTATGAGAAATTCCATAGCGTAAAGTATAGTGATGAAATTCTAACTCAAAGTATAGAGATGGCTAAACGATATTTAAGTGATAAATTCCTGCCAGATAGTGCTATAGATATAATCGATGAGGCTGGAGCCGCTACAAATATCGAGCATAAAAAAAGCGTAACAAAAGCTAAAATAAATGAGATTGTCTCTAAAATGGCAAATCTATCTAATATCCAAACAAACTCTGATAACACTCAAATTTTAAAAAATTTAACCACCACGCTAAGCCAAAAAATATTTGGTCAAGACCTAGCTATAAAGAGCCTAAATGATGCTTTAATCACATCATACGCAGGGCTAAATGAGCCAAATAGACCTATTGGGGTATTTTTATTTACAGGAAGTAGCGGAGTTGGTAAAACTGAGTTAGCAAAAGAGTTAGCAAATGCTTTAAATATCCATTTTGAGCGATTTGATATGAGCGAATATATGGAGAAACACGCCGTAGCTAAGCTCATTGGGGCACCTCCTGGATATATAGGATTTGAAAATGGCGGTATGCTTACAAATATGGTAAAAAAGCACCCATATAGCGTGATTTTATTTGATGAGATTGAGAAGGCTCACCCTGAGCTATTAAATATATTTTTACAAATTTTTGATAACGCAACTCTAAGCGATGCGAGCGGAAATAAGAGTGATTTTAAAAACACAATTATTATAATGAGCTCAAATTTAGGCACCAAAGAAGCACCGATTATGGGCTTTAATAAAAGTGATAGCGATAAAACTGATAGAGCTGTGAAGGGATTTTTTACCGCTGAGTTTAGAAACAGAATTGATAAGATTATAAATTTCAACTCTTTAAGCCACGAAGTGCTTGAAAAAATAGTCCAAAAAGAGATAAAAGAGCTAGAAATATCAGCTAAAAAAGTTAAAATTTCCCTAAGCAAAAAAGCTATAAATGAGCTTATAAATCTAGGCTATAGTAGCGAATTTGGCGCTAGAAATCTCAAACGCACCATTAAGGATAATATAAATCTCAAGCTATCAAAAGAGCTTCTTTTTGGTGATTTAAAAAATGGCGGCGATGTTAGCATTGATTTTGATAATGGTGAGTTTAAATTTAGTAAAAATAGCCTATGA
- the hisS gene encoding histidine--tRNA ligase: protein MITALRGMKDLLENDGKLYKFIIQTCESVVKNYGYKFCETPKLEETTLFKRSVGQSSDIVGKEMYQFIDKSGNDVCLRPEGTAGVVRAFIESKFDRVGGIRKYFYYGSMFRYERPQRGRLREFHQFGVECFGEASVYEDASAILMLNEILNNLGIKTTLKINSLGDGECMPTYKDKLVKFININKENLCQDCLRRLETNPIRILDCKNDSCQNILKNAPLITDNLNQICQDEFNKLQEILRANGVEFEIDPKLVRGLDYYCKSAFEFVSAEIGSQSAVAGGGRYDKLCEYLGGKPTAAVGWAMGIERIMEILKQKEPQNSRQGIYICALNPNLIDEIYKIAQKLRKHHITEISYEAKSPNKHLNIADKRGFEIFLCLGDDEFSQNQIWYKNLNDKSEKRISIDDLGSKI from the coding sequence ATGATAACTGCTCTTCGTGGTATGAAAGATCTGCTTGAAAATGATGGCAAGCTATATAAATTTATAATACAAACCTGTGAAAGTGTAGTCAAAAACTACGGCTATAAATTTTGCGAGACCCCAAAGCTAGAAGAGACAACACTATTTAAAAGAAGCGTAGGACAAAGTAGTGATATTGTCGGTAAGGAGATGTATCAATTCATTGATAAAAGTGGTAATGATGTCTGCCTTCGCCCTGAAGGCACAGCTGGGGTGGTAAGAGCCTTTATAGAGAGTAAATTTGATAGAGTTGGTGGGATTAGAAAGTATTTTTATTATGGTAGTATGTTTAGGTATGAGCGTCCTCAGCGTGGGCGTTTGAGGGAATTTCACCAATTTGGCGTAGAGTGCTTTGGCGAAGCTAGCGTTTATGAAGATGCCTCAGCGATCTTAATGCTAAATGAAATTTTAAATAATCTAGGGATTAAAACAACTCTTAAAATCAACTCTTTAGGCGATGGCGAGTGCATGCCAACTTATAAAGATAAGTTGGTTAAATTTATAAATATAAACAAAGAAAATCTATGTCAGGACTGCCTAAGAAGGCTAGAGACTAATCCTATTAGAATACTTGATTGTAAAAATGATAGTTGTCAAAATATCCTAAAAAACGCGCCATTAATCACAGATAATCTAAATCAAATTTGCCAAGATGAGTTTAATAAACTTCAAGAGATTTTAAGAGCAAATGGGGTTGAGTTTGAGATTGACCCTAAGCTAGTTAGAGGTTTGGATTACTACTGCAAAAGTGCTTTTGAATTTGTAAGTGCTGAGATTGGCTCTCAAAGTGCTGTAGCAGGTGGTGGGCGATATGATAAACTTTGTGAGTATCTAGGTGGCAAACCTACTGCAGCAGTGGGCTGGGCTATGGGAATTGAGAGAATTATGGAAATTTTAAAGCAAAAAGAGCCACAAAATAGCCGTCAAGGGATTTATATATGTGCTTTAAATCCAAATTTAATAGATGAAATCTACAAAATCGCTCAAAAGCTAAGAAAGCACCATATAACAGAGATTTCATATGAAGCCAAAAGCCCAAATAAGCACCTAAATATAGCCGATAAAAGAGGGTTTGAGATATTTTTGTGTCTTGGCGATGATGAGTTTAGCCAAAATCAAATTTGGTATAAAAACCTAAATGATAAGAGTGAAAAACGAATATCTATAGATGATTTAGGGAGCAAAATATGA
- the aat gene encoding leucyl/phenylalanyl-tRNA--protein transferase — protein MKSIFPDPSKAPKDTPLAYGGDLSSEILIDAYTHGIFPWPCDGAIFWHSPDPRAIFYPQNVKIQKSLRAFLRDYRVKFDYNFANFINFCKIQRELKEPTWIDQNVVDSYIKMHDLGYAHSVEIYYKDELIGGLYGLIFGKVFCGESMISKGKNASKVALVTLAKALSKYDFIIDAQVMNPHLEFLGAKNISRDEFLAILNIKSNQPSGFEKFSDLEPNLE, from the coding sequence ATGAAATCCATCTTTCCAGATCCATCTAAAGCACCAAAAGATACGCCACTAGCTTATGGTGGCGATCTAAGTAGCGAAATTTTAATTGATGCTTATACGCATGGTATATTCCCTTGGCCTTGTGATGGAGCGATATTTTGGCATAGCCCCGATCCTCGTGCGATATTCTACCCGCAAAATGTTAAAATTCAAAAGAGTTTAAGAGCGTTTTTAAGGGATTATAGAGTTAAATTTGATTATAATTTTGCAAATTTTATAAATTTTTGCAAAATACAAAGAGAGCTTAAAGAGCCAACTTGGATAGACCAAAATGTCGTAGATAGCTATATTAAAATGCACGATCTTGGCTATGCTCACAGCGTGGAGATCTATTATAAAGATGAGCTTATTGGTGGGCTTTATGGGTTGATATTTGGTAAGGTTTTTTGCGGTGAGAGCATGATAAGCAAGGGCAAAAATGCCTCTAAAGTTGCCTTGGTAACTCTAGCTAAAGCTTTATCAAAGTATGATTTTATCATTGATGCACAGGTTATGAATCCTCATCTTGAGTTTTTAGGAGCAAAGAATATATCTAGAGATGAGTTTTTGGCTATTTTAAATATTAAGTCAAATCAACCTAGTGGATTTGAGAAATTTAGTGATTTAGAGCCAAATTTGGAATAA
- the cysE gene encoding serine O-acetyltransferase, translating into MGILKTIIEDLSQPKSQDPAYRSCVDLIFNYPGVWAVINHRFIHALWVKKWHKLARILAGISNFLTRVDLHPAAVVGRRVFIDHATGVVIGETAVIGDDCLIYQGVTLGGVSLDKGKRHPTLEDGVVVGAGAKILGNITIGKGSKIGANSVVVKDVPPNSTAVGIPAKCVSGNTRPLEHNKLPDITKELLIYLIKRVENLESCGDSKIVLDKKYQEYIKSIKE; encoded by the coding sequence ATGGGAATTTTAAAAACAATAATAGAAGATCTATCACAACCAAAATCTCAAGATCCAGCATATCGTAGTTGCGTAGATCTGATATTTAACTATCCTGGTGTATGGGCTGTGATCAATCATAGATTTATCCATGCTTTATGGGTTAAAAAATGGCATAAATTAGCTAGAATACTAGCTGGTATTAGCAACTTTCTAACTAGAGTTGATCTACATCCTGCAGCTGTGGTTGGCAGACGCGTTTTTATCGATCATGCAACTGGAGTTGTAATCGGAGAAACAGCAGTAATTGGCGATGATTGCTTAATATATCAAGGTGTAACTCTAGGTGGTGTAAGCTTAGATAAAGGCAAAAGGCACCCTACTTTAGAAGATGGAGTTGTAGTTGGTGCTGGGGCAAAAATTTTAGGAAATATAACTATTGGTAAAGGCTCTAAGATAGGTGCTAATTCAGTAGTGGTAAAAGATGTCCCACCTAACTCTACAGCCGTTGGAATTCCAGCTAAATGTGTTAGTGGCAACACTCGCCCATTAGAGCACAACAAACTACCTGATATTACAAAAGAGTTGCTAATATATCTAATAAAAAGGGTGGAAAATCTCGAATCTTGCGGCGATTCTAAAATAGTATTAGACAAAAAATATCAAGAGTATATAAAATCAATCAAGGAGTAA
- the smpB gene encoding SsrA-binding protein SmpB, which yields MGKDLAKNKKAFHDYTIIESFEAGIVLQGSEVKALRAGRANLKDSFVRIIRGELFLLNAHISHLQTAHSHFRPDERAPRKLLMHRKQIDKLLGKVSTDGLTIVVLSLYLNNKNIVKANIALAKGKNLHDKREALKEKQANLEARAALKRYI from the coding sequence ATGGGAAAAGATTTAGCAAAAAATAAAAAAGCATTTCATGATTATACCATCATTGAGAGCTTTGAAGCTGGTATAGTGTTACAAGGTAGCGAGGTTAAGGCACTTCGTGCTGGTAGAGCGAATTTAAAAGATAGCTTTGTGCGAATAATTCGTGGTGAGCTGTTTTTATTAAATGCTCACATCAGTCATCTCCAAACCGCTCACTCACACTTTCGCCCTGATGAGAGAGCGCCTAGAAAGCTACTTATGCACCGCAAACAAATCGATAAGCTCCTTGGTAAAGTCAGCACCGATGGCCTTACTATCGTGGTTTTAAGTCTATATTTAAATAATAAAAATATAGTAAAAGCTAATATAGCTTTAGCCAAAGGTAAAAATCTCCACGACAAAAGAGAAGCATTGAAAGAAAAACAAGCAAATTTAGAAGCTAGAGCAGCCCTAAAAAGATACATATAA
- a CDS encoding pyridoxal phosphate-dependent aminotransferase: MLLSQRISVLSESITIAISSKAKEMKAAGLDVISFSAGEPDFDTPEVIKNAVKSALDKGCGKYTPVPGTPEVLEAIATKLKRDNNLDYKPSQIITNVGAKHSLFNLFSCIINHGDEVIIPSPYWVSYPEIVKYCGGVPVIIETSEDNKFKLTANQIKSAITSKTRAIVINSPSNPCGGVYSKAELEEISEVLKGSQILVISDEIYEKLTYNGEFIASASISDDMFKRTITINGLSKCGAMPGWRFGYMASSIDELNKALRKLQSQSTSNISSIVQAGAIPALLGKADNDIKYMKSKFIERRDYAVSAINSIENLSVVCPDGAFYLFINCKNVEPNSMKFCQELLEKALVATVPGVGFGMDGYFRLSFACDIDSLKIGIERIAEFVKNYKK; this comes from the coding sequence ATGTTACTATCTCAAAGAATTTCTGTCCTAAGCGAAAGTATCACAATAGCAATTAGCTCAAAAGCCAAAGAGATGAAAGCAGCTGGGCTTGATGTCATTAGCTTTAGTGCTGGTGAGCCTGATTTTGATACACCTGAAGTTATCAAAAATGCGGTAAAATCAGCATTAGATAAGGGTTGTGGTAAATACACTCCAGTTCCTGGCACACCTGAGGTATTAGAGGCTATTGCTACAAAACTAAAAAGAGATAATAATCTAGATTATAAACCAAGCCAAATAATCACAAATGTGGGTGCTAAACACTCTTTATTTAACCTATTTTCTTGTATTATAAACCACGGCGATGAAGTTATTATCCCATCTCCATACTGGGTAAGCTATCCTGAAATTGTCAAATATTGCGGTGGAGTTCCAGTTATCATAGAAACTAGTGAAGATAATAAATTTAAATTAACTGCTAATCAGATAAAATCAGCCATAACCTCAAAAACTAGAGCAATTGTCATAAATAGCCCAAGCAACCCATGTGGTGGCGTATATAGTAAAGCTGAGCTTGAGGAGATTAGCGAAGTGTTAAAAGGGAGCCAAATCCTAGTAATAAGTGATGAAATTTATGAAAAATTAACCTACAATGGCGAATTCATCGCCTCAGCGTCAATTAGCGATGATATGTTTAAAAGGACAATTACCATAAATGGACTTAGCAAGTGTGGCGCAATGCCAGGCTGGAGATTTGGCTATATGGCAAGTAGCATTGATGAGCTAAATAAAGCCCTTAGAAAGCTCCAAAGCCAAAGTACGAGCAATATCTCAAGTATCGTTCAAGCTGGTGCTATCCCAGCACTTTTAGGAAAAGCTGATAATGATATAAAGTATATGAAAAGTAAATTTATAGAGCGTAGAGATTACGCAGTAAGTGCTATAAATAGCATAGAAAATCTAAGCGTAGTCTGCCCTGATGGCGCATTTTATCTATTTATCAATTGTAAAAATGTCGAGCCTAACTCAATGAAATTTTGCCAAGAATTATTAGAAAAAGCCTTAGTAGCCACTGTGCCTGGAGTGGGATTTGGTATGGATGGATACTTTAGACTTAGCTTTGCGTGTGATATAGATAGCTTAAAAATCGGTATTGAGCGCATTGCTGAATTTGTCAAAAATTATAAAAAATAA